A section of the Sedimentisphaera cyanobacteriorum genome encodes:
- the gmk gene encoding guanylate kinase encodes MSNNGRLFVVSGPSGVGKGTIVKRLDKSNAVLSVSATTRQPGKGEKNGIDYWFITRSEFEERIEKGLFLEYAEVFGNLYGTPTDKTQEAVESGKDVILEIDVQGGLQVKNKWQEAAMIFIMPPSREELEKRIRSRARDSEEIISKRLEEADKEIEIGKSHYEHFVVNDVLDKAVSKVQTIINSY; translated from the coding sequence ATGTCGAATAATGGCAGACTTTTTGTAGTAAGCGGTCCGAGCGGTGTAGGCAAGGGCACTATTGTAAAAAGGCTCGATAAGTCTAACGCTGTATTAAGCGTTTCTGCCACTACAAGACAGCCCGGAAAGGGCGAGAAGAACGGGATTGACTACTGGTTCATCACCCGCAGCGAGTTTGAAGAACGCATCGAAAAGGGACTTTTCCTTGAATATGCCGAGGTGTTCGGCAATCTTTACGGTACGCCCACAGACAAAACGCAGGAAGCTGTGGAAAGCGGGAAGGACGTGATTCTCGAGATAGACGTTCAGGGCGGGCTGCAGGTGAAAAATAAGTGGCAGGAGGCTGCGATGATATTTATAATGCCTCCTTCACGAGAAGAGCTGGAAAAGAGAATACGCAGCAGAGCAAGAGACAGCGAAGAGATTATAAGCAAAAGGCTTGAAGAGGCGGACAAAGAGATTGAAATCGGCAAAAGTCATTACGAGCATTTTGTAGTGAATGACGTGCTTGATAAAGCCGTAAGTAAAGTACAGACAATAATAAACTCATATTAA
- a CDS encoding DNA-directed RNA polymerase subunit omega, with translation MIEALKRDEIYQKVGGSFKLSALLQKRMREIMDGARPLIEDTADKTVIEIVVEEILEDKITYEIEED, from the coding sequence ATGATTGAAGCACTAAAACGAGACGAGATATATCAAAAGGTTGGCGGGAGCTTTAAGCTTTCGGCTCTGCTACAAAAGAGGATGCGCGAGATTATGGACGGGGCACGCCCGCTTATCGAGGATACAGCAGACAAAACAGTGATAGAGATCGTTGTTGAAGAAATTCTCGAAGATAAGATAACATACGAAATAGAAGAAGATTAG
- a CDS encoding flavoprotein: MQGKNVLLGITGGIAAYKAADVASRLRKKGASLKTIMTENACKLIQPKLIEAVSAGPVYTSMWDSKDNIITHLDPVNSSDLILVAPATANIIAKMTHGICDDLLSSALCAGWDRNLFIAPAMNNNMWNNPATQRNIQLLKDSGVKTIGPQSGHLACGTSNIGRMTEPEEIVEELCSHMGQGE, from the coding sequence ATGCAGGGTAAGAACGTACTTCTCGGAATAACAGGCGGGATAGCAGCCTACAAAGCAGCGGACGTAGCTTCTCGGCTTCGTAAAAAAGGCGCATCGCTGAAAACCATTATGACCGAGAACGCCTGCAAACTTATCCAGCCCAAGCTCATTGAGGCGGTAAGCGCAGGGCCAGTTTACACATCTATGTGGGATTCGAAAGATAATATTATCACTCATTTGGATCCTGTAAACAGCAGCGATTTGATTCTCGTAGCCCCTGCTACAGCAAACATTATTGCTAAGATGACACACGGCATTTGCGATGATCTTCTCAGCTCGGCATTATGCGCAGGCTGGGACAGAAATCTTTTCATCGCTCCTGCTATGAATAATAATATGTGGAACAATCCTGCAACCCAGAGGAATATCCAGCTCCTGAAGGATTCTGGCGTAAAAACCATCGGCCCGCAGTCCGGCCATCTCGCCTGCGGGACAAGCAATATAGGCAGAATGACAGAGCCTGAAGAGATTGTGGAAGAGCTTTGCAGTCATATGGGGCAGGGCGAGTAG
- a CDS encoding S41 family peptidase, which translates to MRNRLSIIAAVLLILFTAAYAGEDLNKACIAISKGNFKKAEKIVQNSSEEGIDKAENLLGSYEKFSESREKFRKDKYSEKQQELQELIDDCLNGKESNILKLDEFAEQYVEEKEKEEDAEDEQDSDSPENITPPTAPNSQDEEEKDSETEALIDFFVAMSNVKEYASDKQHEELLKSELMENLKETAISKAIELEDKGKWAESYTGCYYWLNTLYEDNQEYEDKADNLLEKMTVKSSFIDSPCETAENRAEGIELIMLKRTIKVLTYTYITPLDFEKMLHAGLDRCITVAEVLSFPDEDIAVSYDRSGINDYFAGVRNIKEKYTSSILENYYHTQVFQAFNEVLALNKKTLKLPSEVLIMHFTESLLSELDPYTNIVWPFFVKEFQKSITQEFSGIGVEISKEGGRLIVNSLLPNTPAFGSGLDAEDVILEVDGVSTEGMSINCAVSKISGPEGTTVSLKVRHKGSDKTEIIKIERGRIVVPTVKGWKRQKEEDWSYLIDEENKIGLIRLTSFSEATTEQMKKAIEDMRKDALNGLILDLRYNSGGLLSTAVDIVDMFIKKGPVVSTKPRMGMPEEHFAQHETFLPDCPLVVLINEGSASASEIVSGALSDPRYERATLVGSRTFGKGSVQTVTAAPGKGAQLKYTMAFYYLPSGQPVKNRYQLEEAGRKDWGIAPDVKLEMYGSEFEDYFDVQQGNDILVQDGHVFSEEEDRKKKHSAEETVNSDPQLEMGLIVLKAKMLAEGMDVKF; encoded by the coding sequence GTGAGAAACAGATTAAGCATAATTGCTGCGGTTCTGCTGATTTTATTTACAGCTGCATACGCTGGAGAAGACTTAAACAAAGCCTGCATTGCAATTTCAAAAGGAAATTTCAAAAAGGCGGAGAAAATAGTTCAAAACAGCTCGGAAGAGGGCATTGACAAGGCCGAAAATCTTCTGGGCAGCTATGAGAAGTTTTCTGAAAGCCGTGAGAAATTCCGCAAAGACAAATACAGCGAGAAGCAGCAAGAGCTCCAAGAACTCATTGACGACTGCCTTAACGGGAAGGAATCAAATATCCTCAAGCTTGATGAATTTGCTGAGCAGTACGTTGAGGAAAAAGAAAAAGAAGAGGATGCAGAAGACGAGCAGGACTCTGATAGCCCTGAAAACATAACTCCTCCGACCGCTCCAAACAGCCAGGATGAGGAAGAAAAAGACAGCGAAACAGAAGCTCTAATCGATTTCTTTGTTGCGATGAGCAATGTCAAGGAATACGCATCAGACAAGCAGCATGAGGAGCTGCTTAAAAGCGAGCTGATGGAAAACCTCAAGGAAACTGCAATCTCCAAGGCGATTGAACTGGAAGACAAAGGCAAATGGGCAGAGTCTTATACCGGCTGCTACTACTGGCTGAATACTCTCTATGAAGATAATCAGGAGTATGAGGACAAGGCTGATAACCTTCTTGAGAAGATGACTGTGAAAAGCAGTTTTATTGATTCTCCCTGCGAAACAGCCGAAAACAGGGCAGAGGGCATCGAGCTGATTATGCTCAAGCGGACAATCAAAGTGCTTACGTACACATACATTACCCCGCTGGATTTCGAAAAAATGCTGCATGCCGGGCTGGACAGATGCATCACGGTTGCGGAGGTTCTTTCATTCCCGGATGAAGACATCGCAGTAAGCTACGACAGAAGTGGGATTAACGATTACTTTGCAGGTGTGCGGAATATAAAGGAAAAGTACACCTCTTCAATACTCGAAAACTACTACCATACCCAGGTGTTTCAGGCGTTTAATGAAGTGCTGGCTTTGAACAAAAAGACGCTTAAACTTCCTTCTGAAGTTTTAATAATGCACTTTACCGAATCACTGCTCAGCGAGCTGGATCCGTACACAAATATCGTATGGCCGTTTTTCGTAAAGGAATTTCAGAAATCGATCACTCAGGAATTTTCGGGTATCGGAGTTGAGATAAGCAAGGAAGGAGGAAGGCTAATAGTAAACAGCCTTCTTCCAAACACGCCTGCATTCGGCTCCGGCCTTGATGCTGAGGATGTTATTCTTGAAGTGGACGGGGTGTCCACTGAAGGAATGAGCATCAACTGCGCTGTTTCAAAGATCAGCGGGCCTGAAGGTACGACCGTAAGCCTTAAAGTGCGTCATAAGGGTTCGGACAAAACCGAAATCATAAAGATTGAGAGGGGCAGAATTGTCGTTCCAACCGTTAAAGGCTGGAAGAGGCAGAAAGAGGAAGACTGGTCATACCTGATAGACGAGGAAAACAAGATAGGCCTGATCCGCCTTACGAGCTTCTCCGAAGCAACAACAGAGCAGATGAAAAAGGCCATTGAAGATATGCGCAAAGATGCCCTCAACGGCTTGATTTTAGACCTCAGATACAATTCGGGCGGCCTGCTTTCAACAGCCGTTGATATCGTTGATATGTTCATCAAAAAAGGGCCGGTCGTAAGTACCAAGCCGCGAATGGGGATGCCCGAAGAGCATTTTGCCCAGCACGAAACATTCCTGCCGGACTGCCCGCTTGTGGTTCTGATAAACGAAGGCTCGGCCTCCGCATCGGAAATTGTATCAGGAGCACTGAGCGACCCAAGATATGAGCGTGCCACTCTCGTTGGTTCGAGGACATTCGGCAAGGGTAGCGTTCAGACTGTTACAGCAGCTCCGGGCAAGGGGGCTCAGCTGAAATATACGATGGCATTCTATTATCTGCCTTCAGGGCAGCCTGTAAAAAACCGCTATCAGCTTGAAGAGGCGGGCAGGAAAGACTGGGGCATCGCACCGGATGTGAAGCTTGAGATGTACGGAAGCGAATTTGAAGACTACTTCGATGTTCAGCAGGGCAACGACATACTTGTACAGGACGGTCATGTATTCAGCGAAGAGGAAGACCGAAAGAAAAAACACAGTGCAGAAGAAACAGTGAACTCTGATCCTCAGCTTGAGATGGGACTTATCGTTTTGAAAGCCAAGATGCTTGCTGAGGGTATGGATGTAAAATTTTAA